In Stieleria varia, one genomic interval encodes:
- a CDS encoding PVC-type heme-binding CxxCH protein, whose product MNPKISFAVLLVLSCLTAVADAEPLQLEKGDHICLVGNGLGERMQVQNQWESLLHQRFSDLNLVVRNLCFPGDEPYLRIRSKNFGEPDSHLTHSQASVVMYFFGYNESFAGKKGLSKFKSDLTKLVNDTKSNDYGKGNPDVVLVSPIAFENIGDPNLSDGVEQNANLALYTQAMAEVAADTGAVFADVFAPTKALFEKSDDRLTINGFQLNEAGYAAFARILDESLFGAGTPDAVNESVKAEVDGKNFHWFHRYRAVNGFSIYGDRGLAGNDGTYNNRDVMERERAILDEMTANRDARIWTVARGESVPNLVDDSNTLAFIEPKTNVGGQDDKNAKAGKLGSLNYLPAAEQQKLFRLADGYEIQLVASEEQFPELSNPVALQFDSKGRLWVATMKSYPHWKPKSPMNDKLLIFEDTDGDHDADVCKVFADNLHQPTGFELGHGGAYVSRQPDIWFMKDTDGDDKADVTVRQLIGFDSADSHHGIAAFEWGPGGNLYFQEGTFKFSAVESPYGVRRMAEAGIWKYNPRTERMGSHVSFAFSNPWGYCYDKWGQDFIGDASPGFAYWAAPISGHIEYPLKHPGGSQHRRMADVTGGDPKYQHLTFYKKRIRPLAGCAIVSSRHFPDDMQGNFLVTNVIGERAILNHRIEEQDSGFVGTEVEPLLSCDDGNFRPVDVQFAPDGSLYIVDWHNALIGHLQHNLRDPSRDHSHGRIWRVTHKDRPLVEPAKIDGQPNAALLELLKTPEDRTRYRARRELAQRHSDDVIPAIGSWVAGLDDSDENHTHHLLEAAWMYQTHNHVDMDLLGKLLSADDHRARAAAVRLISHMLHAIPNHKELIATSISDKHPRVRLEAVRAVSFLSGDEAVEMALGVLEFEMDDYLQYTLDETMRALEQEQ is encoded by the coding sequence ATGAATCCGAAAATTTCATTCGCTGTCCTGCTGGTGCTGTCCTGCCTGACCGCGGTCGCCGATGCCGAACCATTGCAGCTTGAAAAAGGTGACCACATTTGTCTTGTTGGCAACGGTTTGGGGGAACGCATGCAGGTGCAGAACCAGTGGGAGTCGCTGCTGCATCAGCGTTTCTCAGACCTGAACCTCGTGGTCCGCAATCTCTGCTTCCCAGGGGACGAACCCTACCTCCGCATTCGCTCCAAGAATTTCGGTGAGCCGGATAGCCACCTGACGCACAGCCAGGCGTCCGTCGTCATGTACTTCTTTGGCTACAACGAATCGTTTGCGGGCAAGAAAGGACTTTCGAAGTTCAAGTCCGATCTCACCAAACTGGTCAACGACACCAAGTCGAATGATTACGGCAAAGGAAACCCCGACGTCGTCCTCGTCTCACCGATCGCGTTTGAGAATATCGGTGACCCGAATTTGTCCGACGGCGTCGAGCAGAACGCGAACTTGGCACTTTATACCCAAGCCATGGCAGAAGTCGCCGCAGACACCGGGGCTGTGTTTGCCGATGTCTTCGCGCCCACCAAGGCGCTGTTCGAGAAGTCGGACGATCGATTGACGATCAATGGGTTTCAACTGAACGAAGCCGGATACGCTGCATTTGCCCGGATCTTGGACGAGTCATTGTTCGGCGCGGGGACTCCCGACGCAGTCAACGAGAGTGTCAAAGCGGAAGTGGACGGCAAAAATTTTCATTGGTTTCACCGATATCGTGCCGTCAACGGGTTTTCAATCTACGGCGATCGAGGACTCGCGGGGAATGATGGGACGTACAACAATCGCGACGTCATGGAGCGTGAGCGAGCCATCTTGGACGAAATGACGGCCAATCGAGATGCCCGCATCTGGACTGTCGCGCGAGGCGAATCTGTCCCCAATTTGGTCGACGATTCCAATACCCTGGCGTTCATCGAACCGAAGACCAACGTCGGTGGACAAGACGACAAGAATGCCAAGGCCGGAAAGCTCGGGTCGCTCAATTATTTGCCAGCCGCCGAACAACAAAAACTGTTCCGACTCGCCGATGGTTACGAAATCCAACTCGTTGCCTCGGAGGAACAGTTCCCGGAGTTATCCAACCCGGTCGCTTTGCAGTTTGACTCCAAGGGACGTCTGTGGGTCGCGACGATGAAGTCGTACCCGCACTGGAAACCCAAGTCACCGATGAACGACAAACTGCTGATCTTTGAAGACACCGATGGCGACCACGATGCGGATGTTTGCAAAGTCTTTGCCGACAATCTTCACCAACCCACCGGTTTTGAACTCGGTCACGGTGGCGCTTACGTCTCTCGTCAACCCGACATTTGGTTCATGAAGGATACCGACGGCGACGACAAAGCCGATGTCACGGTGCGGCAGTTGATCGGTTTTGACTCCGCGGACTCCCACCACGGCATCGCAGCGTTTGAATGGGGCCCGGGCGGAAATCTGTATTTCCAAGAAGGCACGTTCAAGTTCTCCGCTGTGGAATCTCCCTACGGGGTTCGCCGGATGGCCGAAGCCGGAATATGGAAATACAACCCGCGCACCGAGCGGATGGGCTCTCATGTTTCGTTCGCATTTTCGAATCCATGGGGGTACTGTTATGACAAATGGGGCCAAGATTTCATCGGCGACGCGTCACCGGGTTTTGCTTACTGGGCCGCGCCGATTTCCGGTCACATCGAGTATCCACTCAAGCACCCCGGCGGTAGCCAACACCGACGTATGGCGGACGTAACCGGTGGTGATCCGAAGTATCAACACCTGACGTTCTACAAGAAACGCATTCGACCGTTGGCTGGTTGTGCGATCGTTTCCAGCCGCCACTTCCCCGACGACATGCAAGGCAACTTCTTGGTCACCAACGTGATCGGCGAGCGAGCGATCTTGAACCACCGTATCGAGGAGCAAGACAGCGGATTTGTGGGCACGGAAGTCGAACCGTTGCTGAGTTGCGACGACGGAAATTTTCGCCCTGTCGATGTGCAGTTCGCGCCAGACGGTTCGCTGTACATCGTCGATTGGCACAACGCACTGATCGGACACTTGCAGCACAATCTGCGTGACCCCAGCCGCGATCACTCCCACGGTCGTATCTGGCGAGTGACTCACAAAGATCGTCCCCTGGTCGAGCCGGCCAAGATCGATGGTCAGCCCAATGCTGCTTTGCTGGAGTTGCTGAAAACACCTGAGGATCGCACGCGTTACCGTGCCCGCCGAGAATTGGCTCAACGTCACAGCGACGATGTGATTCCAGCCATCGGCTCTTGGGTCGCCGGTTTGGACGACAGCGATGAGAATCACACCCACCATTTGTTGGAAGCTGCTTGGATGTACCAAACCCACAATCACGTCGACATGGACTTGCTGGGCAAGCTGCTATCGGCCGATGACCACCGAGCACGAGCGGCGGCGGTCCGACTGATTTCTCACATGCTGCATGCGATCCCCAATCACAAGGAATTGATCGCCACGAGCATCTCGGACAAACACCCACGAGTTCGACTGGAGGCCGTCCGCGCGGTCAGTTTCCTCAGCGGCGATGAAGCCGTTGAGATGGCCCTCGGTGTGCTCGAGTTTGAGATGGATGATTATCTGCAATATACCCTCGATGAAACCATGCGTGCTTTGGAGCAAGAGCAGTGA
- a CDS encoding c-type cytochrome, producing the protein MSKFAVLWIPVYFVAVVCAVPTTGRSDDTHSAHQHGDAKSAPVEAPTVFLDKSPRIVEYQLKRLDDTRLLMVPRQTDDPKYKPVYQAILGRSGMSPQYRIESVEALAKIDGTSQAAVLLDAIKSIKLDGRESQRTLDALTRMLLTQEPASLQSIADDLESVAADDSPEHASVAFAALTVAGLSDQAMTIADASDESNIAWANSIKLLPKADQRNASRDRLIRLIDSSESQSVSSAAIAALGELNDDPAANFAKLAPLVASDTLRNSAVRSLLRLPRGTADGALCQSTAEFLVGLAEKTPPADRTTDEFVDAMQLVDRLLAKVPADVAKTYRGRLNEVTVRVIKIRTVEEEMRYDVPYFAVEAGRPVQIVLENHDLMPHNLVITQPGKLKEVANAGLNVGPEGTNGLAYVPDSDDVIAATPMIQPDEVTRLTIDAPTEPGEYPYVCTFPQHWYRMYGVMVVVSDLEQWNKAPVEPKNPIGSNRAFVQAWTVDDLEDDIEAGLRGSTPAIGQKLFVEASCAGCHKIAGKGGVVGPELTDLWPRWKGDSVGILREILDPSHKIDPKYAMHLVLTVDGKTVSGILVKEDDEAVSLLTNPESKEPTVIAQDDIDDMVKSSTSMMPKALLDQYSKGEILELMGYLKSVAK; encoded by the coding sequence GTGAGCAAGTTTGCCGTTCTCTGGATTCCGGTTTACTTTGTCGCAGTCGTTTGCGCCGTTCCGACCACCGGCCGCTCAGATGATACTCATTCCGCGCACCAGCATGGCGATGCCAAGTCGGCACCGGTCGAAGCACCAACGGTGTTTTTGGACAAGAGCCCGCGGATCGTCGAGTATCAATTGAAACGGTTGGACGACACGCGACTGTTGATGGTCCCGCGTCAGACCGACGATCCCAAGTACAAGCCGGTTTACCAAGCCATCTTGGGCCGCAGTGGCATGTCGCCTCAATATCGAATCGAATCGGTCGAGGCGTTGGCGAAGATCGATGGGACAAGTCAGGCGGCTGTTCTTTTGGACGCGATCAAGAGTATCAAGCTAGACGGTCGCGAATCGCAAAGGACACTAGACGCGTTGACGAGGATGCTGCTGACGCAGGAACCCGCGTCCCTGCAATCCATCGCCGACGATCTAGAATCAGTTGCTGCGGATGACTCGCCCGAACATGCCAGCGTGGCTTTCGCTGCACTCACGGTCGCCGGACTGTCTGATCAAGCGATGACGATCGCCGACGCCAGCGACGAATCCAACATCGCTTGGGCGAATTCCATCAAACTGTTGCCAAAAGCTGATCAGCGGAACGCAAGCCGAGATCGTTTGATCCGGTTGATTGATTCCTCAGAAAGTCAAAGTGTGTCGTCGGCTGCGATCGCTGCACTCGGTGAATTGAACGACGACCCAGCGGCAAACTTTGCCAAGCTGGCACCGTTGGTCGCAAGCGACACACTTCGCAATTCCGCTGTCAGATCGTTATTGCGACTGCCACGTGGCACGGCCGACGGAGCACTTTGTCAGAGCACCGCCGAGTTCTTGGTCGGGCTCGCAGAAAAAACGCCGCCCGCTGATCGGACGACGGACGAATTCGTCGATGCGATGCAATTGGTGGATCGGCTGCTCGCAAAGGTACCCGCAGACGTTGCGAAAACGTACCGAGGCAGACTCAACGAAGTCACCGTGCGTGTGATCAAGATTCGAACGGTCGAAGAAGAGATGCGGTACGACGTGCCGTATTTTGCGGTCGAGGCCGGGCGTCCTGTTCAGATCGTTTTGGAGAATCACGATCTGATGCCGCACAATCTGGTGATCACCCAACCTGGAAAGCTGAAGGAAGTTGCCAACGCCGGGCTGAATGTTGGACCCGAGGGCACGAACGGTTTGGCTTACGTCCCCGATTCGGACGATGTGATCGCCGCGACACCGATGATTCAACCAGATGAAGTCACGCGATTGACGATCGACGCACCGACTGAGCCGGGCGAATACCCGTATGTTTGCACTTTTCCACAGCATTGGTATCGCATGTACGGCGTGATGGTCGTTGTCTCAGACCTGGAGCAATGGAACAAAGCCCCCGTCGAACCCAAGAATCCGATCGGCAGCAACCGAGCATTCGTGCAAGCGTGGACGGTGGACGACCTGGAGGATGATATCGAAGCCGGCTTGCGGGGCAGCACTCCAGCGATCGGCCAAAAACTGTTCGTGGAAGCCTCCTGTGCGGGATGCCATAAGATCGCCGGAAAGGGAGGCGTGGTCGGTCCCGAGCTGACGGATCTTTGGCCGCGTTGGAAAGGAGACAGCGTCGGAATCCTGCGTGAAATCCTTGATCCCTCACACAAGATCGACCCGAAATACGCAATGCACTTGGTTTTGACGGTTGACGGAAAAACGGTGTCCGGGATCTTGGTCAAGGAAGACGATGAGGCAGTCAGCCTGCTGACCAATCCCGAGTCCAAAGAGCCCACCGTGATCGCCCAAGATGACATCGACGACATGGTGAAGTCTTCGACTTCGATGATGCCCAAAGCGTTGCTGGACCAATATTCCAAAGGTGAAATCCTTGAACTGATGGGCTATCTCAAGAGCGTCGCGAAATAA
- a CDS encoding SDR family NAD(P)-dependent oxidoreductase — protein sequence MRWEPKESVAIVTGASSGIGRCLCRRLLRSGASVVANARREERLLELQDSADNASADNAEQRFFPVVGDVTDPTVRQEIIRVAGSIRSGELDLLVNNAGIGALGPFADAEPSRLRRIMEVNFFAPVELTRLALDLLRRGRAPVICNLCSVLGHRAVPDKSEYCASKFAMHGFSDSLRAELAPTGIQVTLVSPSTTESEFFDSLIDTDAGQTSKSIGSWPADRVAKATMSAIRARRSEVICSLGGKALVYADRLSPPIVNAVLKKS from the coding sequence ATGCGTTGGGAACCCAAGGAGAGTGTCGCGATTGTGACCGGGGCAAGCAGCGGGATCGGTCGCTGTTTGTGTCGTCGATTGTTGCGCAGTGGTGCGAGCGTGGTGGCGAACGCTCGACGCGAAGAACGGCTGCTGGAACTTCAGGATTCTGCGGACAATGCTTCTGCGGACAATGCCGAGCAACGTTTCTTTCCCGTCGTTGGCGATGTCACCGACCCGACCGTTCGTCAGGAAATCATTCGCGTCGCCGGATCGATCCGCAGCGGTGAGCTGGACCTGTTGGTCAACAATGCGGGAATCGGAGCACTGGGGCCATTTGCCGACGCCGAGCCGTCGCGACTCAGACGGATCATGGAAGTCAACTTTTTTGCACCGGTCGAATTGACGCGGCTCGCGCTGGATCTCTTGCGTCGTGGACGCGCGCCGGTGATTTGCAATCTGTGCAGCGTTTTGGGACACCGCGCGGTGCCGGACAAATCGGAGTACTGTGCCAGCAAGTTCGCGATGCACGGTTTCAGTGATTCACTGCGTGCAGAACTGGCACCCACCGGAATCCAGGTGACTTTGGTCAGTCCCAGTACGACAGAAAGCGAGTTCTTTGATTCATTGATCGATACCGACGCGGGACAAACATCCAAAAGCATTGGCAGTTGGCCAGCGGACCGGGTCGCGAAAGCGACAATGTCGGCAATCCGTGCTCGTCGCAGTGAGGTGATTTGCAGCCTCGGTGGCAAAGCACTCGTGTACGCAGATCGATTGAGTCCCCCCATCGTCAACGCAGTCCTCAAGAAGTCGTAG
- the hflX gene encoding GTPase HflX → MKSGQTLTLSGAKTQHVRKQTHTVVDDTPERSILARLILSGQEVPDDPLEELHGLATTAGTQVVGELIQRRSSAEHGTYLGKGKVEEMRLLVERHSADVVIFDNELTPGQIRNLEKAVGAKVLDRTELILDIFAAGARTHEARLAVELAQLQYSLPRLKRMWTHLSRQAMGVGMRGPGEKQLEVDRRLAQKRIHDLKEELSKVERRREREVSARKESPTVSLVGYTNAGKSTLMNALTQAGVHAQDKLFATLDTRTRRWHLAKWGIVLLSDTVGFIRDLPHSLVASFKSTLEETRQADLLLHVADASSPDVFAQISAVYAVLSELQIEEKDTLLVLNKIDAIKSPAVLNRVLDRYPNAIPVSAKSAKGLEMLTEAVGEALGREFMDLDVDVDPADGQLLAYLAAKGEVVAKQFVDSIMRVRVRMPTAAMGLVRRNAVTIRPAKMQPFVPSDLRTSDDDESMKSSGEVPRDELPAELPDHSAAANMTDSSPDVA, encoded by the coding sequence ATGAAGTCTGGTCAAACACTCACCCTCAGCGGAGCCAAAACACAACACGTGCGTAAGCAGACTCACACTGTCGTTGACGACACACCCGAACGTAGCATTCTCGCGCGATTGATTCTCAGTGGCCAGGAAGTCCCGGATGATCCTTTGGAGGAACTGCACGGGCTGGCAACCACGGCGGGAACGCAAGTCGTGGGAGAATTGATCCAGCGTCGAAGTTCCGCGGAACATGGCACCTATCTCGGCAAAGGAAAGGTCGAGGAGATGAGGCTGCTCGTCGAACGACACAGCGCCGACGTGGTGATCTTTGACAATGAATTGACCCCGGGGCAAATTCGAAATCTTGAGAAAGCGGTTGGCGCCAAAGTGCTCGATCGCACCGAACTGATCCTCGATATCTTCGCCGCCGGTGCACGGACCCACGAAGCTCGCTTGGCAGTCGAACTGGCACAACTGCAATACTCGCTGCCTCGCTTGAAACGCATGTGGACCCACCTGTCGCGTCAAGCGATGGGTGTCGGTATGCGTGGACCGGGGGAAAAGCAGTTGGAGGTCGACCGACGGCTGGCTCAAAAGCGGATCCATGATCTGAAGGAAGAACTGTCAAAGGTCGAGCGCCGACGCGAAAGAGAGGTCTCCGCGCGGAAAGAATCGCCCACCGTCTCGCTCGTCGGATACACCAACGCTGGCAAGAGCACGTTGATGAACGCGTTGACGCAAGCAGGCGTTCATGCGCAGGACAAACTGTTCGCGACCCTGGACACTCGAACTCGACGTTGGCATTTGGCCAAGTGGGGCATCGTGCTGCTCAGCGATACGGTCGGTTTCATCCGCGATTTGCCTCACTCGCTGGTCGCGAGTTTCAAATCAACGCTGGAAGAAACGCGGCAAGCAGACCTGCTGTTGCATGTCGCCGACGCCAGCAGCCCCGATGTTTTTGCGCAAATCAGCGCGGTCTACGCGGTTCTGTCCGAGTTGCAAATCGAAGAAAAGGATACGCTGCTGGTGCTGAACAAGATCGATGCGATCAAGTCGCCGGCGGTGTTGAATCGTGTGCTGGACCGGTACCCCAACGCGATCCCGGTGAGCGCCAAATCCGCTAAGGGACTGGAGATGCTGACCGAAGCGGTGGGTGAAGCGCTGGGACGTGAGTTCATGGACTTGGACGTCGATGTTGATCCCGCCGACGGACAGCTCTTGGCGTACTTGGCCGCCAAAGGAGAAGTCGTCGCCAAGCAGTTCGTGGATTCAATCATGCGGGTTCGAGTTCGCATGCCGACCGCTGCGATGGGTTTGGTTCGTCGCAACGCCGTCACGATACGCCCGGCAAAGATGCAGCCCTTTGTTCCGTCCGATTTGCGTACGAGTGACGATGACGAGTCAATGAAATCGTCGGGCGAAGTTCCGCGAGACGAATTGCCAGCCGAATTGCCGGATCATTCTGCCGCTGCCAACATGACGGATTCATCACCGGACGTCGCATGA
- a CDS encoding FG-GAP repeat domain-containing protein produces MTKKHFKIHVLAALAASVILHHSNVQSADPIQFVPQLLTVDANEGIAAGDVDGDGKLDLVAGRQWYKGGQWAARPLRNIEDWNGYVQSNGDYLFDVNGDGRLDVIAGSFLPTEIHWYENPGEEALRLGKQWSQHLLVDTGNQANEGQIMEDLDGDGRPEWIVNSWKKDVPMFIWRLVDKAPSDSAKPAKDSKPAVVEMVGHELGKRGNGHGLAIGDLNGDGRKDVLVGQGWYEQPASDPWGQPWAFHADWDLHSSLPMIVVDLDHDGDSDVIIGNGHAYGLYWWENTGADDDGKIQFSEHEIDTSYSQPHTLCWADLNKDGQNELIAGKRYYAHNGKDPGGNEMPCLYYYTWDPKSKQFTRHTIDEGHVGCGLQIVVTDLDGDDDVDLAVAGKSGTYLLLAK; encoded by the coding sequence ATGACCAAAAAACACTTCAAAATTCATGTGCTCGCAGCGCTTGCTGCGAGCGTGATTCTGCATCACTCAAACGTCCAATCAGCCGATCCGATCCAGTTCGTACCGCAACTGCTGACGGTCGATGCCAATGAAGGAATCGCTGCGGGCGACGTCGACGGAGACGGAAAACTCGATTTGGTCGCTGGTCGCCAATGGTACAAAGGCGGGCAGTGGGCCGCGCGCCCGCTGAGAAACATCGAAGACTGGAACGGGTACGTACAGAGCAACGGTGATTATTTGTTCGACGTCAACGGTGACGGACGCTTGGATGTCATCGCGGGATCGTTCTTACCAACCGAGATTCACTGGTACGAGAACCCCGGTGAGGAAGCATTACGGTTGGGCAAGCAGTGGAGCCAGCATTTGCTCGTGGACACGGGTAATCAAGCCAACGAGGGTCAGATCATGGAGGACCTGGATGGCGACGGACGTCCTGAATGGATCGTCAATAGTTGGAAAAAAGACGTTCCGATGTTCATCTGGCGATTGGTCGACAAGGCGCCGAGTGATTCGGCGAAACCGGCCAAAGATTCCAAGCCCGCCGTGGTCGAAATGGTTGGTCATGAGCTTGGCAAGCGTGGTAACGGTCACGGTCTCGCCATCGGCGACCTCAATGGCGATGGCCGCAAAGACGTATTGGTCGGACAGGGATGGTACGAGCAACCGGCGTCTGATCCTTGGGGGCAACCGTGGGCCTTTCACGCGGATTGGGATCTGCACAGCAGTTTGCCGATGATCGTTGTGGATTTGGACCACGACGGGGACAGTGATGTGATCATCGGGAACGGACACGCCTACGGTCTGTACTGGTGGGAAAATACCGGTGCCGACGATGATGGCAAGATTCAATTCAGCGAACATGAGATTGATACCAGCTACAGCCAGCCGCACACGCTGTGTTGGGCCGATTTGAATAAGGACGGCCAAAACGAGTTGATCGCAGGCAAGCGGTACTACGCTCACAACGGCAAAGACCCTGGCGGCAATGAGATGCCTTGTTTGTATTACTACACCTGGGATCCCAAATCAAAACAGTTCACCCGTCACACGATCGACGAAGGTCACGTGGGCTGCGGCCTGCAAATCGTCGTCACAGACCTCGATGGCGACGACGACGTGGACTTGGCCGTCGCAGGCAAAAGCGGAACCTATCTGTTGTTGGCCAAGTAG
- the glgP gene encoding alpha-glucan family phosphorylase — MSRTELPHAVSPTSPLLPPGHEAEHADDLYGKLCAVANNLWWSWHPECDQLFRDIDPIRWRQLDHNPVALLREMSPERLADRASELVLHSRINYAYRRLQEYLANTHTWAATNADVLGAKPVAYFSAEFGIHESVPIYSGGLGVLAGDHIKSASGLGVPLVGVGLYYSHGYFRQYLDDDGYQGEDYLETTIENLPMRPALDPNGNPITISIETRNGLLLAKVWLMHVGRVRLYLLDCNVDGNKPEDRELTSRLYGGDQRTRIRQELVLGVGGVKALAALGIDPGVYHLNEGHSAFGALQVVWQFMDTDGMTFKDACRQATRMTCFTTHTPVPAGHDRFPPELVEEHLGPLRDALGISADELLALGRVDPNNSNETFCMTVIGFKMSRFANAVSNLHGVVSRRMWAHMWPGRPEDDIPIGHITNGVHVLTWLAGQMSLLYDKHFAADWKRRLQEPDAWQGIHGVDPGELWETHNALKNNLLSFVRRRISRQCRRRGENDNVVESARRILDPRVLTIGFGRRFATYKRANLLFSDLDRVSKLLNDPQRPVQLIYAGKAHPKDEPGKRFIQEIANLRHDPRFAGRVAFIEDYDINVCRHLIQGVDVWLNNPRRPLEASGTSGQKVVLNGGLNCSILDGWWAEAYNGVNGFAIGRGYSHSKDEITDQRDALALYDTLENQVIPCYYDRDADGLPNAWIKHMMHSISTLAWRFSSHRMVADYSSQAYLWAAGGVTCDMRNR; from the coding sequence ATGAGTCGAACGGAACTTCCTCACGCTGTGTCCCCCACGTCTCCTTTGTTGCCGCCAGGCCATGAAGCCGAACATGCAGACGATTTGTACGGCAAGCTCTGTGCGGTGGCAAACAATCTTTGGTGGAGTTGGCATCCGGAGTGTGATCAGTTGTTTCGCGACATTGATCCGATTCGATGGCGACAACTGGATCATAACCCGGTGGCATTGCTGCGTGAAATGAGTCCTGAGCGGCTTGCCGATCGCGCCAGTGAACTTGTTCTGCACAGTCGCATCAACTACGCGTACCGGCGGCTGCAGGAGTACTTGGCCAACACTCACACTTGGGCGGCGACCAACGCCGACGTATTGGGTGCCAAACCCGTGGCGTATTTTTCGGCCGAGTTTGGGATCCATGAATCCGTCCCAATTTACAGTGGTGGTTTGGGTGTTTTGGCGGGTGACCACATCAAGAGCGCGTCTGGACTGGGGGTGCCGCTCGTTGGAGTTGGGCTCTATTACTCGCATGGTTATTTTCGCCAGTACCTGGACGACGATGGATACCAGGGCGAGGACTACCTGGAGACCACGATCGAGAACCTGCCGATGCGTCCGGCGTTGGATCCCAACGGAAATCCAATCACGATCTCGATTGAAACACGCAACGGTTTGCTGTTGGCCAAAGTTTGGTTGATGCACGTCGGACGGGTACGGCTGTACTTGCTGGATTGCAATGTAGACGGCAACAAGCCGGAGGATCGCGAGCTGACGAGTCGACTTTATGGCGGCGATCAACGGACTCGGATTCGCCAAGAGCTGGTCTTGGGCGTCGGCGGAGTAAAAGCGTTAGCGGCGCTTGGTATCGATCCGGGTGTCTATCACTTGAACGAAGGTCACTCGGCGTTTGGTGCCTTGCAAGTCGTTTGGCAGTTCATGGACACCGATGGGATGACGTTCAAAGACGCTTGTCGTCAAGCCACTCGCATGACGTGCTTTACAACGCACACGCCGGTACCGGCCGGTCACGATCGTTTCCCGCCGGAACTCGTCGAAGAACACCTCGGGCCGTTGCGGGACGCGTTGGGGATCTCGGCCGATGAGTTGCTGGCGTTAGGACGCGTGGATCCGAACAATTCGAACGAGACATTTTGCATGACCGTGATCGGATTCAAGATGAGTCGATTTGCAAATGCGGTCAGCAATTTACATGGAGTGGTTTCACGACGGATGTGGGCGCACATGTGGCCAGGTCGCCCCGAAGATGACATACCGATCGGTCACATCACCAATGGTGTTCACGTCCTGACTTGGTTGGCCGGGCAGATGTCGCTGTTGTACGACAAACACTTTGCCGCCGACTGGAAACGACGCTTGCAAGAACCGGATGCATGGCAAGGCATCCATGGCGTGGATCCCGGTGAATTGTGGGAGACGCACAACGCGCTCAAGAACAACCTGTTGTCATTTGTTCGACGGCGGATCAGCCGCCAGTGTCGTCGCCGCGGCGAGAATGACAATGTGGTGGAATCCGCCAGACGAATTCTGGACCCTCGCGTCTTGACGATCGGTTTTGGACGCCGTTTTGCGACGTACAAAAGGGCGAATTTATTGTTCAGCGACTTGGATCGCGTCTCCAAATTGCTGAATGATCCTCAACGACCGGTGCAATTGATCTACGCGGGCAAGGCACATCCCAAAGACGAACCGGGGAAACGATTCATCCAAGAGATCGCCAATCTGCGACACGACCCTCGCTTTGCCGGTCGAGTGGCGTTCATCGAAGACTACGACATCAATGTCTGTCGCCACTTGATCCAAGGTGTTGATGTTTGGCTGAACAACCCTCGTCGTCCGTTGGAGGCCAGTGGCACCAGTGGACAAAAGGTCGTGCTCAACGGAGGGCTCAACTGCAGCATCTTGGACGGTTGGTGGGCGGAAGCCTACAACGGCGTGAACGGATTCGCGATCGGCCGTGGTTACTCACACAGCAAGGATGAAATCACTGACCAACGCGACGCCTTGGCGTTGTACGACACGTTGGAAAACCAAGTCATCCCCTGTTACTACGATCGCGATGCCGATGGGCTGCCCAATGCTTGGATCAAACACATGATGCACAGCATCAGCACACTCGCTTGGCGTTTCAGCAGCCACCGCATGGTGGCCGACTACAGCAGCCAAGCGTACTTGTGGGCCGCTGGCGGTGTCACCTGCGACATGCGTAACCGATAG